Part of the Mycoplasmopsis columboralis genome, AGAATTGTTAGTGAGTGTGAAAACAAACCAAAGTATTTACTTTTGGAAAATGTTAAAAATCTTGTTGGAAAATACTCTGCTGAATATCAAGAATGAACTGACTTTTTAAAGTTAAATGGTTATAAAACATTTACTGCTGTTTTAAATGCTCAAAAGCACGGTTCTTTACAGACAAGAGAACGAGTATTTGCTCTTAGTGTTTTAGAAGATATTAAAACTCCGTTTTTAAACGATCAACAATATCAAGAATATTTAGACAACATCGGAGCAAGTAATATTTTAAAAACTCAAAAAGAATTAGAAAGTAAATATAAAGAAATCTTTGATATTGATAATAAAAACACAAACGATTTTAATTGCAAAATAAGAAATACTCCTTCTAGAATTGAAATATTAAACAAAAATAAACCTTTGCATAATTTAGAGTTAGCAAGACAAAGAAATTTTGCAGTAAATACTTTAACAACTAGACAAGATAGACACCCTAACGCTGGTTATATCAAATGTGAAAACAATGATCCAAATTACTTAAATGCTCGTTTAATTACACCGCAAGAGTCTTTAAAAATAATGGGTTTTTCAGATCAAGATTATCAAAAATTAAAACCATTTATCAAACAAGGAATATTAAACAAAGAATGTTTATATCGCTTTGCTGGTAATTCTATTGATATAAACCCTTTAAACTCTGTTTTTCAAGCTATTGTAAATGTAGAAAGATTAAATAAAACAAATAAGAAAGGTTAAAAATAGTATGTATGTTAAAGTTTACGATAGTTGAACTTTGTCAAAGAAAAGAAAATTAAATTTGGGAATCGGTTTAATTAATTTTTCAATTTATTTTTTTCTCATTATTATTTTCTTATCAATTCTTTTCTATTCTCTTATTTGACAAGAAAAAGACAGTAATCTAAATATTGGAAAAATGGTTTTAATATTATTTCTCAAAGGAGCAAGTTTTGCTTGTTATATGTTTTGTGTAATTCTGATTAAAAGAAAATTAGAAGATAAATTATTTCATATAGATCGTTATAAAACTTACAAAGTAATTACAAAAAAGATAGCTTTTATAACTAGATGAAGACTTGAACTTTTTGATATTAGCGAAACACAATTTAGAAATCTTGTT contains:
- a CDS encoding DNA cytosine methyltransferase is translated as MTIKVFETFAGIGSQHKSIKNINSKNEDIKFDIIATSEWDARCIIAYSAMHNKLNEETIEKTLKANNLLNEDQINEYLLKNVFSLNSKKPTNSITSKDLNFKKALVVANLINKNHSDIQSVEPSLIDQYKIDLITYSSPCQGLSLANMGRDKGIKDNSSTSHLIWQIGRIVSECENKPKYLLLENVKNLVGKYSAEYQEWTDFLKLNGYKTFTAVLNAQKHGSLQTRERVFALSVLEDIKTPFLNDQQYQEYLDNIGASNILKTQKELESKYKEIFDIDNKNTNDFNCKIRNTPSRIEILNKNKPLHNLELARQRNFAVNTLTTRQDRHPNAGYIKCENNDPNYLNARLITPQESLKIMGFSDQDYQKLKPFIKQGILNKECLYRFAGNSIDINPLNSVFQAIVNVERLNKTNKKG